A single genomic interval of Zobellia nedashkovskayae harbors:
- a CDS encoding VCBS repeat-containing protein, with amino-acid sequence MRNLILISFILFLLFSSCEKKKSTLFSQVTSNYSGVTFNNTIVENDSFNILSSEYIFNGGGVAIGDFNNDSKPDLFFTGNQVPNKLYLNEGDFKFKDVSETAEIEAKESWKTGVAIVDINSDGLLDIYVCAAMYTKAEEKTNMLFVNQGINKSGEPVFKEMAKEYGIADTGNSMNATFFDYDKDGLLDLYVLNNVDIHELPSNYREKIIDGSAPSNDRLYRNNGDNTFTDVTLEAGITIEGYGLGLAIADLNYDGWPDIYVSNDYLTNDILYTNNGDGTFSNNIDKVIKHQSKFSMGSDISDYNNDGFLDIITIDMLGETNYRQKTTIRDSRYNDYNLNEKFGYSYQYMRNMLQMGQGVDVPYSEVGLMAGISKTDWSWSPLFVDVDNDGAKDLLITNGFPRDITDLDFGEFNFNVRRFLSPSQILDSIPVVKIPNYAYRNEQNGLFSDVGDKWGLNIPSFSNGAAFADLDSDGDMDYVVNNINEEAFLFKNNLDSDKEKQHNYLDIKLQGKKTNASGIGTKIVLRYEDGTFQYQEHYLTRGYMSSVQDIIHFGLAETKAVTSLEVIWPDGKYQQLKNTESNQIISVNYNDAKTIDANDLTFPFVQKELPTIFNEISKNIGVDYIHQEQDKVDYNLQRILPHKLTQNGPCLAAGDINGDGTEDFIIGSSSGYSPEIFLQHQDGTFTSSQLFSDENSKLYEEEGIALFDLENDGDLDLYLVSGSNEFDKESSFYTDRLLVNDGKGNFSLTTDKMPEIKSSGSVAKAHDFDGDGFTDLFVGGRTPFAEYPLPDNSYLLKNDAGTLKDVTSSHCPELSKAGMVTDATWTDIDKDGLSDLIIVGEFMPVTIYKNKKSEFIKLQETGLDSLNGWWESIITNDFDNDGDVDLIVGNLGANNSYQPTQERPVTVLSKDFDNNGKVDPVMFAYLKDDFDNQTYKSFPVNFWGDLSGQSPMFRGKFNFYREYAKATQSDLFKPKELEGALELTANHDKTSYFENTGDGKFKYHQLPLQAQVAPINRIVTTDYDGDNNTDLLMIGNNYGNEVFIGRYDAFNGGLLKGNGKGSFDFINTINSGFKVTGDAKDMITVKSANGGNPFIIVTQNRGKVNVFQQN; translated from the coding sequence AAGGAGATTTTAAGTTTAAGGATGTTTCAGAAACTGCCGAAATAGAAGCCAAAGAATCTTGGAAAACGGGTGTAGCAATAGTAGATATTAATAGTGACGGATTATTAGATATTTACGTTTGTGCAGCCATGTATACCAAAGCAGAAGAGAAAACCAACATGCTTTTTGTTAATCAGGGTATCAACAAAAGCGGAGAACCTGTTTTTAAAGAAATGGCCAAAGAATATGGCATAGCTGATACCGGAAACAGTATGAATGCAACTTTCTTTGATTATGATAAAGATGGCCTCTTAGACCTTTATGTACTTAATAATGTTGATATTCATGAACTTCCTTCTAATTATCGCGAAAAAATTATAGATGGTTCTGCGCCAAGTAATGACAGACTATATAGAAATAACGGAGACAACACCTTTACTGATGTAACCTTAGAAGCAGGTATAACTATAGAAGGTTACGGTTTAGGGCTCGCCATCGCTGATTTAAACTATGACGGATGGCCTGATATCTATGTAAGCAACGACTACCTTACAAATGACATTCTGTACACCAACAATGGAGATGGCACCTTTTCTAATAATATAGATAAGGTTATAAAGCACCAGAGTAAGTTCTCCATGGGTTCGGATATTTCGGACTATAATAACGATGGCTTTTTGGATATCATAACCATAGACATGCTTGGTGAAACCAATTATAGACAAAAAACTACCATACGAGATAGTAGATACAATGATTATAACTTGAATGAGAAATTCGGCTATAGCTATCAATACATGAGGAACATGCTCCAAATGGGACAAGGTGTTGACGTTCCGTATAGTGAGGTTGGTCTAATGGCTGGTATTTCAAAAACGGACTGGAGCTGGTCTCCTCTTTTTGTAGATGTTGACAATGATGGTGCTAAAGATTTACTCATCACAAATGGGTTTCCTCGTGATATAACAGACCTAGATTTTGGCGAGTTTAATTTTAACGTGAGACGTTTTTTAAGCCCTAGTCAAATACTGGACTCCATTCCTGTTGTAAAAATCCCAAATTACGCGTATAGGAACGAACAAAACGGATTGTTTAGTGATGTTGGTGATAAATGGGGCCTTAACATACCATCTTTTTCTAACGGAGCTGCTTTTGCAGATTTAGACAGTGATGGAGATATGGATTATGTAGTGAACAATATTAATGAAGAAGCCTTTCTATTTAAAAACAATCTTGATTCTGACAAAGAAAAACAACATAATTACCTAGATATTAAACTACAAGGAAAAAAAACAAATGCATCTGGTATAGGTACAAAAATTGTGCTTCGGTATGAAGATGGCACTTTTCAGTACCAAGAACATTATTTAACTAGAGGTTATATGTCCTCTGTTCAAGACATTATCCATTTTGGTTTAGCCGAAACTAAAGCGGTTACTTCACTAGAGGTAATATGGCCTGATGGAAAATATCAACAATTAAAAAATACAGAGAGCAATCAAATTATTAGTGTCAATTACAATGACGCTAAAACGATAGATGCGAATGACTTGACTTTTCCATTCGTTCAAAAAGAGTTGCCAACTATTTTCAACGAAATTTCTAAGAATATAGGTGTTGATTATATACATCAAGAACAAGACAAGGTAGATTATAATCTACAACGTATTCTACCTCATAAACTTACACAAAATGGTCCTTGCTTAGCTGCAGGAGATATCAATGGAGATGGTACTGAAGACTTTATAATTGGAAGCTCATCAGGCTACTCACCTGAAATTTTTCTTCAACACCAAGATGGCACTTTTACCAGCTCGCAATTATTCTCAGATGAGAATAGCAAATTGTATGAAGAAGAAGGTATAGCACTATTTGATTTGGAAAACGATGGAGACCTAGACCTATACTTAGTTTCCGGAAGTAATGAATTTGATAAAGAAAGCTCTTTCTATACCGATAGATTACTAGTAAATGATGGTAAAGGTAATTTCTCCTTGACAACAGATAAAATGCCTGAAATTAAATCTAGTGGGTCGGTTGCAAAAGCCCATGATTTTGATGGTGATGGATTTACTGATCTTTTTGTTGGGGGAAGAACACCATTTGCCGAGTATCCGCTTCCTGACAATAGCTATCTTCTCAAAAACGATGCAGGTACCCTCAAAGATGTTACTAGTTCCCATTGTCCGGAGCTTAGCAAGGCTGGTATGGTCACGGATGCTACTTGGACAGACATTGACAAAGATGGATTAAGTGACTTAATAATAGTAGGTGAATTCATGCCGGTCACCATTTATAAGAATAAAAAATCAGAATTTATAAAGCTACAAGAAACGGGGCTTGACAGTTTAAATGGATGGTGGGAAAGTATTATTACCAATGATTTTGACAATGATGGAGATGTAGATTTAATTGTGGGTAACCTTGGTGCAAACAATAGCTACCAGCCCACTCAAGAAAGGCCTGTGACTGTTCTTTCAAAAGATTTTGATAACAACGGAAAGGTAGACCCTGTTATGTTTGCCTATCTTAAAGACGACTTTGATAATCAAACCTACAAATCCTTCCCTGTAAATTTTTGGGGTGATTTATCAGGACAAAGTCCTATGTTTCGAGGGAAATTTAATTTTTACAGAGAGTATGCTAAGGCTACGCAATCGGATTTATTTAAACCTAAAGAATTAGAAGGTGCACTAGAATTAACTGCTAATCACGATAAGACTAGTTACTTTGAGAATACAGGTGACGGAAAATTTAAATATCACCAGCTTCCCTTGCAAGCTCAAGTTGCTCCTATAAATCGCATAGTTACCACTGATTATGATGGAGACAACAATACTGACTTACTCATGATAGGAAATAATTATGGTAATGAAGTATTTATAGGACGATACGATGCTTTTAATGGTGGTCTTTTAAAGGGAAATGGTAAAGGCAGTTTTGACTTTATAAATACTATCAACAGTGGCTTTAAGGTTACGGGAGACGCGAAAGATATGATTACTGTCAAAAGTGCTAATGGAGGTAATCCTTTTATCATAGTTACTCAAAACCGAGGTAAGGTGAACGTTTTTCAACAAAATTAA